The sequence below is a genomic window from Vibrio spartinae.
TCAGTTGGATACACTGAATTCATTTTCTAATGTGAAAGGCATTTATACCGCCCGGGATGAACAAGAGCTTGAAGCGTTGCTGAGCAACTATCAGGCATTACAAGCGCCCGATGGATTGGATACGCCAGAACGTGATCAATTGGCGCAATATATCCTGTCACTGGCAGGTGCCTGATTGTCTAGCCTAGAGTTGATAGAACGATGATGAAAAAAATTAAAGACTTTATACAAATTCAGGTCCGACAACGTCTGCTTTCTTTGAATGTGTGGTACCTCAACCGCTTTTTCGGGACACACATCGATGCAACGGCAAGAATTTCTTTAAAAGCCAAAATCGATAAACGCAATGGTGACGGGATTTATATTGACGAAGGGACATACGTCGCGTTTGGCGTGGCTATTTTGGCACATGATATGTGTCGCCACCTCAAAGCGGATGTCCGGATTGGTAAAAATTGTCATATCGGCTGCAATTCTCTGATCCTACCGGGTGTCACGATCGGTGATTCATGCATTGTGGCTGCGGGAGCTGTTGTGACCAAAGATGTCCCGTCAAACACGTTAGTGGCTGGCAACCCTGCGATGGTCAAAAAAGAAGGGATTCAACTCAATCGGCTAGGGATCTTTCCGAAAGACTCGGGCTCAAAAACGGAAGAATAATCGATGATAGAGATAAACAATTTATATGCGAATCATCTAAAGTTAAAATTCGGCTGTTTTTTTACCGGATTGATTTTAGTTTTAATGACACCTTTTCAAGTGAGTGCTGACACGATTACATATCCGAATGGGGCGCATGTTGCGGTTCATCTGTCGTATGATGATGCATTATCATCTCAGTTGGATCATGCGGTTCCCACCCTCGATCAATACAATATCAAAGGCTCTTTTTATCTGTTACCGGGCTCAGCAACGCTCAATAATGAGCAACAAGTTGAGGCGTGGAAGAAAGTGGCGCAGAACGGCCACGAACTGGGTAACCATACCGTGTTTCATCCCTGCTCTTCTAAAGGACCCAATCGGGGTTGGGTCAAACCCTATGCCTCTCTGGAGCAGCGGACACCCGAATGGATGGCAGCGGAAGTCAAAATGGCAAATACGTTCCTGTTTTTACTCGACGGGCAAAAAAGTCGGACGTTAACACCACCGTGCTTTGAGACAATGACGGGGAGCGGTGATTATTTGTCGGCTGTCCGGCCATTGGTCGCCGGGGTATATGGACACACACTCCCCAAGCCGGAAGAGGTTTTCTGGTCTGCCCATAATGTATCTGGTCAACAGCTCATCAATTACATTAAACGCTCGGCTGCGAATCCTCAGACTAAAATTATCGGCATCAAATTTCATGGGGTTGGTGGTGATTATTTATCTACAAGCAATAAGGCGCATAAAAAATTGGTGCGATATCTGGCGAAGCATCATGATCAATATTGGGTCACAACCTATAAAAATATTGTCGATTATATCAAGCAACAATAATCCTTTCCCCGAGATGTATTATTTCTCGTCTGCTACGAAGACTCATTGATCTGGCTATTGTGCGATTGATGGGTCTTACTTATGGCTATTTCAGCTTACATTTGTCTCATTATTGATACTTGGATCAGTTACTAATTCAATCGTCTTGTTTTACACCGCCCCCTAATCCTATAGTTTGCACCATCGAATGAATGTAATAGTCATCAACATTGAATTGTTATGTTTATTATCGGATGAGATCGCCATGATTAAATTGGCATAACGACGGGGAATTGTGATGAAACGCAAAGGATTGGTAGTGAATATTTTATGGAGTGTCGGATTGACATTCTCCGTAATGGCCGCACCGGATAACGGGACTCAAACTGATACCGTTTCAGCGGCAGCCGCCCCTAATGAACAAGCACAAGTCGAGCAACGGGTTGAACAGTTGTTTGCTGTTCATTCTCCGCTCGACGTTGTTGCTATGATAGCTGGGGAAAATCCACTTGATGCACCGATGGTACTTCAGGCCGTGTATCGCAAAGCGCCGAATGTTTCTCTTGAGAGCCTGGTGTTAGCTGCGTTTAATGCGGCGCCAGAAGCCGCGTTGGCGATTGCATCAATGGCACTCGATTTGGGGTTAGATGCAACGCTTTTACCGCAACTTGCCATTACTGCTAATATTGACCCGACGACCGTTGCCCAAGCAACCGCAGCGGGTCCTGCCGAAACACAACAAGCACCGCTCATCAGACGCCACCCCCGGGGAAGCGGTATCTCTCCAAGTTAATAGCTAGGTCATGATGTGCAGCCGTAACTTCCTTACTTACCGTCAGAATACAGAATGAAGGACGTGGATCTTGAGAGAGGAAGACCGTGACTCATAGTGAACGTTGGTGCTGGTATTCTTTATTGCTCATGTTGATCTGGCTGCCGATTCCACTGGGTAGCCACAGGATGTGGTCATGGTCGATATTTGAAATCTGGATATCCTGTCAGACAGTATTGCTCAGTGTGTCTTTATGGCACCGGTTCCCTTGGCAGAAAATAAGAAAATTTGTCTGGCTGCTGGCACCGCTGAGTCTCTTTCAGTGTTGGGTAGCCATTCAGGCGATACCGTTACCGGTTGAGATGCTCGGTGTGATTGCACCGGATGTGGCTCAAATTTATCGTCAGGTCGGCGCAGATGTCGGAAGTCTTTCCTATGACCGCTATGCGACATTGACAGGATTGATGAAAGGGATCGCCTATACACTGTTTGCGCTCAATGCGGTGATGTTGATCCATTCCGTTAAGCGTGTGAAAGCCGTGCTGTATGCGTTGGTGATCAGCGGGACTTTCCAATCATTTTATGGGGGCTTGACCGTATTATTAAATAGCCATCAAAGCTGGTTATTTGGTTTGCCGCAAGGCCATCGGGCGACGGGAACCTTCGTGTATTTCAACCATTTTGCCAATTATCTGGTGATGTGTTTGTGTCTGGGGATCGGCCTGATTGTCTCACAATTACATCAGACTGAATCCGGGTCTTGGCATGTGCGTA
It includes:
- a CDS encoding acyltransferase; protein product: MMKKIKDFIQIQVRQRLLSLNVWYLNRFFGTHIDATARISLKAKIDKRNGDGIYIDEGTYVAFGVAILAHDMCRHLKADVRIGKNCHIGCNSLILPGVTIGDSCIVAAGAVVTKDVPSNTLVAGNPAMVKKEGIQLNRLGIFPKDSGSKTEE
- a CDS encoding polysaccharide deacetylase family protein — encoded protein: MIEINNLYANHLKLKFGCFFTGLILVLMTPFQVSADTITYPNGAHVAVHLSYDDALSSQLDHAVPTLDQYNIKGSFYLLPGSATLNNEQQVEAWKKVAQNGHELGNHTVFHPCSSKGPNRGWVKPYASLEQRTPEWMAAEVKMANTFLFLLDGQKSRTLTPPCFETMTGSGDYLSAVRPLVAGVYGHTLPKPEEVFWSAHNVSGQQLINYIKRSAANPQTKIIGIKFHGVGGDYLSTSNKAHKKLVRYLAKHHDQYWVTTYKNIVDYIKQQ